The following is a genomic window from Nicotiana tabacum cultivar K326 chromosome 3, ASM71507v2, whole genome shotgun sequence.
TAAGTGAAGAACCATAGAAGCGGTAATTTGGCctcatatgcggtaccgcagaaacGGGTAttgtgtcgcaggtgcgaaaaggcctgggcagaaagtataaattgtggccttcgctaattttgagctatttcaccatttttatctcggctttggagctttttgggcgatttgaaagaggAATTTCAgtggaacttcattgaggtaaggaatttggacttaaaactcgttcctatgctattatttcacggagagctagaaattatggaaattaagggcgAAAAttggggaaattagggcttgggaatttaggcctttaatttaggatttgaaggaccatttggggtcggatttctaaacttttgatatgtatgaacacatggggagataaggaatctattgatgtaaaaattattgaattccgagacgtgtgccccggggtcgggttttggtaatttcgggatctgtatcatattttgattatttttgcttgggcttcgttcccttagtatattttgacgtcctcattatgattttggatagattcgacgcgagtggaggccgattcgagggtcaaaggcgtcgcgagctagggatttgaccggtttgaagtgagtaatgattgtaaatgatgttctgagggtatgaaaccccggacttgcacatcgttgcgctatattgaggtgaggcacacgcttgatgacgatcATGGAGTCGtgtactgttggggattgtgatttagtccatcccgaaaggctattttatcgcgtatttgactgaaatctatttgctatcagcATGATtcgggctgaatgccatatttgggccttgtgtcaactacttgaacccttcggggatttttactggtatttcctcactgttttgactttatacatGAACTCGGTCATGCTATATttcattgttttcgtactcagccatgtttactttgttttaaacacttacatgatcttttaaatgatatttttgggctgagagacatattttactactgcccgagtggcttgtgaggattttgactgagtaaggctgagggcctatgttgtgaggatttGATATtaattatgaggctgagggcctagtgataatgtcacgaggtggcttgatattgtgcttgggccgtaagggccccctccaagagtctgtacacccccagtgagtgcgggtacctattgtgatgtgagattgaacccgagaggctggtattgttctatgtgattgtccgaggggctggtattattctgagatgttgcccgatgggcggatttgttgatattatgcccgatgGGCGaccctttatgtgtttacttttcataattgactgtaaattatctgcttaattattgaaaaaggcttttcatgaaactacatttgagttaaagagttttacctatctttcactggtttactcatttaaattgttttactgcttcattataggatgttttgtgccttacgtgatttcttgctttcagtctttatttacatttgctactcactgagttggagtactcactttactctttgcacccctgtgtgcagattcaggcattgtggatcctgctagtgcgagttgagagctctcggtagatatcggagtccacgaggtagctgtttgacGTCTGCAGTTCCGTGtttctcctcctttatcatttctatttcttttcagacatttgtactagcttatagacttagcagacttgtattatgactCATAGATGtgcatgactagtgacaccccggtttaggGTTGTGTTGGGGATTATTTTCTGCAAATTATGTTTTTAATTGCTTAAACCTTGGTTTAATTGCCTATGCTTATTATTGTTTCTTAATGTTTAACTACTTAAAGATTGAACTGGGagtagttggctggccttgtcttcacgagaagcgtcatcacgaccgggtccgggtttggggtcgtgacaccacaAGAGTTACAGAAGAAAGACCATACTAAGTTGGCAATATGACTTTCACTGAGGAGGTGGTCAGTGGATTCCTCATAGTGGTTAGTGAAGCAACATTTGCATATGGAGGCAATATTTACCCCGTATCTTTTAATAGCAATATCAGTTGCTACCTTATCCAAAAGGACTCTAGactaaaaaaaactttaaaaaaaagcTTTTTATGTCAAACAGTAATACCGTAGGAGTAGTTCCTCTCTTAGATCTCAATGTGTGCCATGCAGATTCACAAGAAAATTCCCCTAAAGGATTCggggtccaaatgggtttgtctTCTCTATTGATGTTGAAAGGGATGGTTTTGATGGAATTGACTACGCGCAAAAGGAGAATTCTTATCAATTTACTATGATTCAAATCAACGTAAAGGTAGAACTCCTTTACCATAACTCTTTTAGGAGTTTTGCTATTTTGAAACAGATGAGTTAGAGGTCCAAAGTCGATCCAAGAGTCCCACCAAAATGATATTTTCCCCTTCCAAGCCTCCGTAAAATATAAGGTTCCATTTTGTCTTTTATGTCCACCATTCTTCTCCAAGTATGAGATTGGCCGGGAACTTTCTTTCTTGCAACAGGATGGAACCTTTTACAATATTTAGCTTTGAGAAAGTCTTTAAGAAGAGAATTTTGAGTTCTGGATTTCCACCATAACTTAGCAGAGAAGGCATCACATGTGTTTGTGAGAGATCCGAAGCCAACTCCCCCTTCCTCTATTGGACAACACATGTCTTTCCAAGCAATCCAGTGCTTCTTTTTCTTGTTACCATCCATACCCCGGAAGAAGTTGGAGATGATCTTCTCAATCTGATAGAAAGTCGTCTTAGGCGGGTGAACTGCTGATAGGATATGGATTGGGATAGCCTGCAAAACAGATTTGATAAGAACAACTTTGCCACTATATAGGAATTTATCTTGCCAGTCTTGGAGTCTTTTTTCTATGTTAGCCACCATGTTGTTGAAGTAAACGACTTTTTTTCTCCCTATGTATATAGGACATACTAAATATTGCATTGGAAACTTGCAATGCTTGAAACCAGTGGCCTGCATGATTTGGTTGATTCTTGGATCATCATCTTTGAAGTTGACATAGAAACCAGATTTAGACTTATTTACTAATTGTCCGGAAATCTTTTCATAGGTCTCCATCTTGTCCATTATCATCTTCAAGGATTCCGGATCAGCTGaggaaaataaaattatatcatcaacatagcaTAGATGAGATATAATGGGACTACAATTATCTATCGAAAATGGGATAAAATAGTAATTGTTTAAAGATTCTATTAATCTTGATAGAAGTTCAGCCCCAATAAGAAAGAGAAAGGGAGATAGAGGATCCCGTTGTCTTAAACTCCTAGTAGAATTGAAAAATCCATGTATACTTCCATTGATATTTACAGAGTACCAGACATTAGAAATAAGTCTTCAAATAATATCAATCCAGGTTTCGTTGAACCCAAAGTGCCTCATAATCTTGCACAAGTATTCCCATGAGACTCTGGCATATGCTTTAGTCATGTCTACTTTTAAAACCACATTCCCATGTATGGAGGGCTCTGTAATATTATGGACCATATCTTGAGTCATCATAATATTTTTAGTTATGGATCTCCCCTTAATGAAACCTGTTTGATAAGGAGAGATCAGCTTGTTCATGAGGGGGGCTTAGCCTTTGATTCACTAGGCTAGAGATAATCTTGCAGGAGAAGTTGCTAAGGCTAATAAGCCTTAATTCATTGAAAGCTTGAGGGTTGTCCACTATAGGAATGAGGATCAGACAGGTGTGAGTAATTGCCTTTGGAATTTGGTTACCTGCAAAGAAATCAGAAACCATTAGTAATAGGTCCTCCTTAATAATGTCCCAACATTACTGATAAAATTTTTCAGAGAGCCCATCTGATCCGAGTGCACTAGATGGGCTCAAAGAGAATACAATTGCTTTCAATTCCTCCATAGTAGGATTAGTAGTGAGATCTGCATTGTCTATTTCGTTAATTACTTTAGGTATACAATTAAGAATAGAGAAATTGGAGTCAGTATATTCTCTAGTAAATTGATTCTGAAAAAAGGATGCAGCTTCATTGGCAATATGATCATCTCTTTCAATCCAATTGTTATCATTAAGTTTGATCTTCTTGATAGTCAACCTCTTCCTTCTGCCCTTGACAATGGAGTGAAAGAATTTAGAATTAACTTTCCCTTCCACAAACCATTTGATCCTAGATTTTTGCTTCCATATAGACTCTTCATTTTTATAAGCCCTGATAAGGAGAGCATTAATACGGTTAAGCTCGGCTCTATTGTACTCATTGTTGTTTGTAATGATCTTATGCTCCAATTCCTCCACCTTCTTCTCCAGATCTTTGAcattatcaaaaatattttcaatagaCGTCTTATACCAGTGGGATAAGCACTTGCAAGTATCTTTAAGTTTCAGATGGAATTTCCACATAGGGGAGCCTTGAACATCTTTATCCCATGCTTGTTTTACCACCTCTTTAAAACATTCTTCGTTAGTCCAGAAGTCTAAGAATCTGAAATacttggtgtcacacctcctttttccgcacccgagtgggcgcaagggagtttttccaattaaaggacaatcgaaacgggattggtttatttatttcagagtcgccacttgggagatttagggtgtcccaagtcaccaatttaatcccgaatcgaggaaaataatgactctatattacagtctgcgtaccagaaatccggataaggaattctgttaaccctagagaaggtgttaggcattcccgagttccgtggttctagcacggtcgctcaactgttatattcggcttgattatctgattttatacaattgtgtgaacttatgtgcaaaatttaactttcaaccgcttttatcgtttactgtttttatcaagaattgcaacgttgtgaaaatgtatctcggaccgcgttacaatcaatgtacccgtggtcgtcgacacactttgactccgttgagatttggatttggaccacatcaatgtgcacccgagtttgaggaaattaaattattaaaggcgcgcctaaagcgactagcatatTTATTTTGAGTAGGACCATGGAATtctactaaacggtccatcctgaattctaaaccattttaaaacaaatatttactgagggccccgcaatttgtattttttatttggcgaggctcatctcattcttatttttaaaaatgaatttgcaacgtcaatgacacgcatctcgaaccacgtcacaatcaatgtacccgtaatTAGaaacatatttcgactccgttgagaatcgaatttgggtcacataagtgtacacccgagtttaagaaggtaagatttattaaggagCATCCTAAAaggtctaacgtattgttattttaggagggttgtgagatttgctaaacaacccgtcctggaaactaaatgcttcgataatatacatctaacaagggccccgcatctgcgcgttttgaTTATTtccgtcgaggctcatctcgttcttattttaaaaggatatcctatagcaactacgtttcttgtcgtgtttgtccctatcaattgaaaacagtagatagtcctaattaattacatgtttgaagttgtttgtaacaacattcagaaaggCTTAAAAATCCGAAACGGGGCTGCAtgcacagtcagccgaacaagtaaccacgggcccaaatccagcccaagcgtgattggccagacctgggccactggtTGTTCGATGCGAGCCTGCCGGGTCTGTTTTGACCCGGGCTCGACCCTCGTGGGGTTGAGATTGTAAACCGTGTTCTTTATCTAAAAAACAGGGTTTTAACAGTTATATATGgaatatttattggaaaggaaagaaattaatttatagtgtacgattttcatgcttggcatacattacatgcttatactacactattgcactaaatctgagatacaacctgttgccttgggcatactcttatcaccatcctatatacaCAATCTAACATTCAACTACCATTCATTGACAGTTATTAGGCCTGAAGGCTATCTCCAGCATCCAAAACAAGCATAAAATTttctacattacatgatatttaaggtAACAAActatgtatataaaaaaaacattcttcaggtctttcatttacattcatgctcaaatttccagctacatctgacagtgtattgggtgtgtacctggtatagaaaggaaaggaagaaagggAATAATCAGTTGAGTAGTGTGCCAcaaacaacaacagcagcagacacacagcaacaaccaacaaccacaagtgttttctacagtccacagacaaccagcagtATTTCCCAGAACAAAAGAACCAACAGATAGTTGTGTACCAAACGAGCaaatcccaggaaagagtgatGAAATAAACACCaataacagagtattcaatgcaacAACACTACCAATTCAACAACCAGAAACAGATCAGTCAGTGCTAAAGAAActgaacttggccaagacagcttgaccaatatgaactcttatatagctctcagacagtgtttggttacaatattttACTGAAACTCTCTTCTGTTTTCAgttttttctttaaactcacaaaacctttctcaagactaaaaattccagcctcAAGACTCCAAAATCCTCCCCCCTTCTAATCCAAGGTCTGCCTctttttatagcctaaccttaataCTTTAACAGTCTGTTTtgacaactcaaaattccccctTTTCGTTGTTTTTCCACccacttattttaaataacaaaactcccatgaaatccctgtcagcccctctttttttttttgttaaagtgtcctagttccttatttatttaacccaaagtatgggcagcaggaatataatctgacatcacatgctgtccaattattttaatttcctaaagctaaccatacacatgctgcccagaCTGTCTAAACCAAATAAACATGGCATCGTATTTTAAAATCCAAGTCTGAGCTGCCATTATAACCCtccccctagatgttctttaattcaattTGAACAAGCTCAATTGGCAAttcaattcagttcctaatgggattcaaatacgatcacagcagaaataaacaacacgaatcaagttgttaccattaacgactgaaactaattgacgacatatatcgactcgactatattaatcgtaacacataacaatcaatcgttcatataaacaacacgtatatAGTCCCAAAtaacttcagacaactttgttcaaacactgggaaccTAGATGAATTAAACTcttttgacgactaatctaattgacgaacatgtatatcacagagtaTAATCAGagcacacatagaaaatcaaacgaccaaataaaaggtctttgacagagacgGGATAAATTAAGAAAACATCACACAATAACAAATAGgcacaacaaagcatgctaaccattcaatcaaaactaaaacaaagagaaagaaaactTACTGAAAGAGTTTAAACCAAACTGTCCCAAATTCGACTTAGCTTTGaccctttgaggccgaacaaattttaaccagggtgttctcacatgagaacaccttggttaagatccattAAACCTCAAACCTTTGTTAAGACCGaccggattccaaggctattagtGTTCTAGGTTTCGGatctccagatctgattttttaggagttgtgtgtagattcggaccaaaccaagcttggtttggtcacgaggagggtcaggggagtgtctggtatgaagatggggtaacttggcataggtccgggttcgactcaaatcttcaaatga
Proteins encoded in this region:
- the LOC142177456 gene encoding uncharacterized protein LOC142177456 codes for the protein MWKFHLKLKDTCKCLSHWYKTSIENIFDNVKDLEKKVEELEHKIITNNNEYNRAELNRINALLIRAYKNEESIWKQKSRIKWFVEGKVNSKFFHSIVKGRRKRLTIKKIKLNDNNWIERDDHIANEAASFFQNQFTREYTDSNFSILNCIPKVINEIDNADLTTNPTMEELKAIVFSLSPSSALGSDGLSEKFYQ